The following coding sequences are from one Methanococcoides orientis window:
- a CDS encoding glycosyltransferase family 4 protein encodes MNIGMFSWESLHSIKVGGIAPHVSELAEALAEKGNSVHIFTRNSGLEPYEKVNGVHYHRVDYSLDGGIVQQMDSMCDSMYSRFLDVTGEYGKFDMLHVHDWHPVNVASRIRHEFGIPFMFTYHSTEWGRNGNVHGDWWEAKEISHREWKAGYESTKVISTSQQLTDEIKVLYQIPDEKISIIPNGIFHGKIKKEVDPGEVKQRLGIHPLAPVVLFIGRMSYQKGPDLLVEAVPKVLDHRWDTQFVFIGEGEMRPHCEYLANADNVSERCHFLGYADDETARDWFNACDILCVPSRNEPFGIVVLEGWDAERNIVATDAVQIIDNFVDGVLVYKNPESISWGLNYVLDDLSNDSLRETGKELIETKFNWHTIAEKTIEAYNLDEQNDWVPEKTLGKAKLFWWKIDSDLNLFISKEFSSPNGKVKVDKLIMKDELSKLDAYMTDDHWKDLSNNVSRLRNGTEKEGIGKFLYHDLNWTQTESQLSSHIGSIFHQAGVWEYNGKKRGIQFRKVAGDWHKLMKCYYGECIKELGETDQHNSVDLK; translated from the coding sequence TTGAACATCGGGATGTTCTCCTGGGAGAGTTTACACTCGATAAAAGTAGGCGGTATAGCACCGCATGTTTCCGAACTTGCGGAAGCTCTTGCTGAGAAGGGAAATTCAGTCCACATATTTACCAGAAATTCAGGACTTGAACCATATGAGAAAGTAAACGGAGTTCACTACCATCGTGTGGACTATTCTCTTGACGGGGGCATTGTCCAGCAAATGGACAGTATGTGCGATTCAATGTACTCAAGATTCCTTGATGTTACCGGGGAATATGGTAAGTTCGATATGTTGCATGTCCATGACTGGCATCCTGTCAATGTGGCCTCAAGGATAAGACATGAATTTGGTATACCCTTTATGTTCACATACCACAGTACCGAATGGGGAAGAAACGGTAACGTACACGGGGACTGGTGGGAAGCAAAGGAAATATCACACAGGGAATGGAAAGCCGGCTATGAATCTACAAAGGTAATCTCCACCTCACAACAACTTACAGATGAGATCAAGGTCCTGTACCAGATACCCGATGAGAAAATATCCATTATTCCAAACGGTATCTTCCATGGGAAGATCAAGAAGGAAGTTGATCCCGGTGAAGTGAAACAAAGATTGGGGATACATCCTCTTGCACCAGTTGTACTGTTCATAGGACGCATGAGCTACCAGAAAGGACCCGACTTGCTTGTTGAAGCGGTCCCGAAAGTGTTGGACCATCGCTGGGACACTCAGTTTGTCTTTATAGGTGAAGGTGAAATGCGCCCCCACTGTGAATATCTTGCAAATGCAGATAATGTTTCAGAACGTTGCCATTTTCTGGGGTATGCAGATGATGAAACAGCCAGGGATTGGTTCAATGCATGCGATATTCTCTGTGTCCCAAGCAGGAATGAACCTTTTGGAATAGTCGTTCTTGAGGGCTGGGATGCTGAAAGGAACATCGTTGCAACAGATGCTGTCCAGATAATAGACAATTTCGTTGATGGAGTACTTGTATACAAAAATCCAGAGTCTATTTCATGGGGCTTAAATTACGTGCTTGATGACCTCTCCAATGACAGCCTTAGAGAAACAGGTAAAGAGCTTATCGAGACAAAATTCAACTGGCACACAATTGCAGAAAAGACAATTGAAGCGTACAATTTGGATGAACAAAATGATTGGGTACCTGAGAAAACACTTGGAAAAGCAAAACTCTTTTGGTGGAAAATTGATAGTGATCTCAACCTTTTCATAAGCAAAGAATTTAGTTCACCAAATGGTAAGGTAAAAGTTGATAAACTCATCATGAAGGATGAATTGAGTAAATTGGATGCTTATATGACAGATGACCATTGGAAAGATCTGTCAAATAACGTATCAAGATTAAGGAATGGGACCGAAAAAGAAGGAATCGGCAAATTCCTTTATCATGATCTTAATTGGACTCAGACAGAATCTCAGCTATCAAGCCACATCGGATCAATATTCCATCAGGCCGGTGTTTGGGAATACAATGGAAAAAAGAGAGGGATCCAATTTAGAAAAGTAGCAGGCGATTGGCACAAGCTGATGAAATGTTACTATGGAGAATGCATTAAAGAACTTGGTGAAACAGACCAACATAATAGCGTTGATCTTAAGTGA
- a CDS encoding tyrosine-type recombinase/integrase: MTQDVDDVHKSSIGFTRAMERLKNADIGEDNIDLIERFVLACRREGLAKTTLIWYVDYSKRTAEYLRTIDIEKRLDQLDQDDFDRLLIYLEDEKNLTAGGIRNHKKLIKKLFRWAYDGEPPKWIAQMTLKAIETPVQPSDLLTRDELDKLLDYCNHPRDKALIAVLADSGMRIGALASCRIKNVEFNQYGAILYISKTSKSKKSTAAKGIPITWSTGYLNQWLSVHPFKEDHDAPLWVTLDKNRTPLSYKTARTIIVKIGGRAGIKKPVNPHSFRHLAITNWILDGLNEQEIKHRAGWSRGSTQMFKIYANFTDNEINDRIFEKYGLKTKDKRHVTLKACPRCNNVLRPEDKFCSQCSLVLNREALGQIQECEQVIPELLQLALNTDAGKKLLAKMQ, translated from the coding sequence ATGACTCAAGATGTTGACGATGTCCACAAATCTTCCATAGGGTTCACACGTGCTATGGAAAGGCTCAAGAATGCCGATATTGGTGAAGATAACATCGATTTAATCGAGAGATTTGTACTTGCTTGCAGGCGGGAGGGGCTAGCAAAAACGACACTTATCTGGTATGTCGATTATAGCAAGCGTACTGCTGAATATTTACGCACAATAGACATTGAAAAGCGGTTAGATCAATTGGATCAGGACGACTTTGATCGTTTGTTAATATACCTTGAAGATGAGAAAAATCTCACTGCTGGAGGTATTCGAAACCACAAGAAATTAATTAAGAAGCTGTTCCGCTGGGCCTATGACGGTGAGCCTCCGAAATGGATTGCACAGATGACTTTGAAGGCAATTGAGACTCCTGTCCAGCCATCAGATCTTCTTACTCGGGATGAGCTTGATAAGCTGCTAGATTATTGTAACCATCCGCGCGACAAGGCCTTAATTGCTGTCCTTGCAGATAGCGGGATGAGAATTGGTGCGTTGGCTTCCTGTCGCATCAAGAATGTGGAGTTCAATCAGTATGGTGCGATTTTGTACATCTCTAAAACATCGAAGAGTAAGAAATCAACTGCTGCTAAAGGCATACCTATAACATGGTCTACAGGCTACCTTAACCAGTGGCTTTCGGTTCATCCATTCAAGGAGGATCATGATGCTCCTTTGTGGGTAACTCTTGACAAAAACCGAACACCATTAAGTTACAAAACGGCACGTACTATCATCGTTAAAATTGGGGGACGTGCTGGTATCAAGAAACCTGTAAATCCTCACAGTTTCCGTCATCTTGCTATCACGAACTGGATCCTTGACGGCCTTAATGAACAGGAGATCAAGCATAGGGCCGGTTGGTCTCGTGGTTCCACGCAGATGTTCAAGATCTACGCGAACTTCACAGACAATGAGATTAACGACCGGATCTTTGAGAAATATGGTCTCAAGACCAAAGATAAAAGGCATGTGACACTTAAGGCTTGTCCACGATGTAACAATGTATTGAGACCTGAAGATAAGTTCTGTTCGCAGTGCTCCCTTGTCTTGAACCGTGAAGCACTCGGTCAAATACAGGAATGTGAACAGGTGATACCAGAACTTTTACAGTTGGCTTTGAATACTGATGCAGGGAAGAAATTGTTGGCTAAAATGCAGTAA